In the Nitratiruptor sp. YY09-18 genome, CTGAAAAGATTTTAGATACAATAGAGCCTATTAAAGCCAATGATCTTTATTGTGCAGCGATGAGGCTCTGCCCTGAGCTTGCACAATACAGCGATACGTGGTATCTTAGCGGAAGTGGGAGTACCCTTTTTAGGAGAGCAGATGAGAGTTGTAGCAACAAATAAGAAAGCTTATCACGATTTTGAGATTTTAGAAAAGTATGAAGCTGGCCTGGCACTGCAGGGAAGTGAAGTCAAAGCGATTCGTGCAGGGCGAGTTAATCTCAAAGATAGTTTTGTCAAATTTGTCAAGGGTGAGCCCTATGTATTTGGCATGCATATTAGCCACCTAGATAGCGCAAATCCCCACTTCAAACCGGATGAGAAGCGCCCAAGAAAACTGCTCCTGCACAAAAAAGAGATCAACAAACTCCTTGGTAAAACATCTGAGAAAGGTTACACGGTAGTGCCTTTACGCCTCTATTTTAATAACAAAAATCTTGCGAAGCTCGAAATTGCACTAGCAAAAGGGAAAACTTTGCACGATAAACGTGAGAGCTTAAAGAAAAAGATCATGGATCGCGAAGCCAAGATAGCTATGAAAAATTATAGCTAAAGCCCGATAATAGCAACAACCTCGAAAAGGATGAAGCACGTGGAAGAGATCTACTGCAAACTGAAGCAAAAACTAGAATCAAAAGAGAAGCTCACACAAGATGATGTTAAAAAGATCATGCAAATAGTGCGCAAACAGATGAATTTCATGATCAAAAATAGCATCATCATAACTCCCAAAAATTACGAACGGTGGTTTTATGTCTTCTGTAATATTGTAGAGAACAATAAAGAGCTCAATGATCTAGAGATCTTGGGTCTTTTTAAAGAGATGTTCAATGAACCCTATGATGAGATCAA is a window encoding:
- the smpB gene encoding SsrA-binding protein SmpB, whose product is MRVVATNKKAYHDFEILEKYEAGLALQGSEVKAIRAGRVNLKDSFVKFVKGEPYVFGMHISHLDSANPHFKPDEKRPRKLLLHKKEINKLLGKTSEKGYTVVPLRLYFNNKNLAKLEIALAKGKTLHDKRESLKKKIMDREAKIAMKNYS